The following coding sequences lie in one Neosynechococcus sphagnicola sy1 genomic window:
- a CDS encoding thylakoid membrane photosystem I accumulation factor, with amino-acid sequence MQAGLNDDRFDGNIFALYAGNGSLVPPKVTLAESMQGDKPTLLVLYTDDSRDSKAYSTVISQLQAYYGRVADLLPISIDAMPIKAAYTPTEPGYYYQGVVPQTVLFNQAGAVVLNASGNIPFEQVDDAFRGVFNLLPRSQSVELRRRAVNELNTELVP; translated from the coding sequence GTGCAGGCTGGTTTGAATGATGATCGCTTTGATGGCAATATTTTTGCCCTTTATGCAGGGAATGGTTCCCTGGTACCGCCCAAAGTCACCCTTGCTGAGTCGATGCAGGGGGATAAGCCAACGCTTTTAGTGTTGTACACCGATGATAGTCGGGACTCTAAGGCCTACTCGACGGTTATTTCCCAACTCCAGGCCTATTATGGTCGCGTGGCGGATCTACTCCCCATCAGTATCGATGCCATGCCCATCAAAGCTGCCTATACGCCCACGGAACCTGGTTACTACTATCAAGGGGTCGTCCCCCAAACCGTCTTGTTTAACCAAGCTGGTGCAGTGGTGTTAAACGCGTCAGGGAATATCCCCTTCGAGCAGGTGGATGATGCCTTCCGAGGGGTCTTTAACCTGCTGCCGCGATCGCAATCTGTGGAGTTACGGCGGCGGGCAGTGAACGAACTCAACACGGAACTCGTGCCTTAA
- a CDS encoding diflavin flavoprotein: MDEQWKQLDEDRRFYFDCLHAAQVRRVEAALDKFAPLNPKFYAPAHGPLVRYSLSRLTLDYRQWCAQQQSSDLNVVLLYASAYGNTAIIAQAIAKGITKADVAVESINCEAAELAEITSAIERCDGFVIGSPTLGGHAPTQIQTALGIVLSSTSKNKLAGVFGSYGWSGEAVDFLEGKLRDAGYRFGFEPIRVKFTPTDMTLQQCEEAGTDFAQALKKVRKQRFVRQPVTEGQADRTEQAVGRIIGSLCVVTARRGDVTSGMLASWVSQATFNPPGLTVAIAKDRAMEPLAHVGDRFVLNILKEGQTLRRHFLKPFAPGEDRFAGLVVQTASNDCFILSDALAYLECTIQNRMECGDHWLLYAIVNQGKVLDGTGVTAIQHRKTGSYY; this comes from the coding sequence GTGGATGAGCAGTGGAAGCAGCTTGATGAAGACCGCCGCTTTTACTTTGATTGTCTCCACGCGGCTCAGGTGCGCCGTGTTGAGGCCGCCCTGGATAAATTTGCCCCCCTGAATCCCAAGTTCTATGCCCCGGCCCATGGCCCTCTGGTGCGCTACAGCCTCAGTCGCCTCACCTTAGACTATCGCCAGTGGTGTGCCCAGCAGCAGTCCAGTGATCTCAATGTTGTGTTGCTCTACGCCTCGGCCTATGGCAATACCGCCATCATTGCCCAAGCGATTGCCAAAGGCATTACCAAGGCAGACGTGGCCGTTGAATCGATTAACTGCGAAGCAGCGGAACTGGCGGAAATTACCAGTGCCATCGAACGGTGTGACGGCTTTGTGATTGGTTCCCCCACCCTGGGCGGCCACGCTCCCACCCAAATCCAAACTGCCCTCGGTATCGTTCTCTCCTCGACCTCAAAAAACAAACTAGCGGGGGTGTTTGGCTCCTATGGCTGGAGCGGGGAGGCGGTGGATTTCCTCGAAGGTAAGCTCCGGGATGCGGGCTATCGCTTTGGGTTTGAGCCGATTCGCGTTAAGTTTACCCCCACCGATATGACGCTCCAGCAGTGCGAAGAAGCGGGTACGGATTTTGCCCAGGCGCTCAAGAAGGTTCGCAAGCAGCGATTTGTCCGCCAACCGGTCACGGAAGGCCAAGCCGATCGCACCGAACAAGCAGTAGGGCGAATTATTGGCTCTCTCTGTGTAGTAACCGCACGCCGGGGTGATGTCACCAGTGGCATGTTGGCCTCTTGGGTCTCCCAGGCCACCTTTAACCCCCCCGGACTGACGGTGGCGATCGCCAAGGATCGGGCCATGGAACCCCTAGCCCATGTAGGGGATCGTTTCGTTTTAAATATTTTGAAGGAAGGCCAAACCCTGCGGCGGCACTTCCTCAAACCCTTTGCCCCAGGGGAAGATCGCTTCGCTGGTCTGGTAGTGCAAACCGCCAGTAATGACTGCTTTATCCTCAGCGATGCCCTAGCTTACCTGGAATGTACGATCCAAAATCGCATGGAATGTGGGGATCACTGGTTACTCTATGCCATCGTCAATCAAGGTAAGGTTCTGGATGGAACAGGTGTTACAGCTATTCAACACCGTAAGACGGGCAGCTATTATTAA
- a CDS encoding STAS domain-containing protein has translation MYRIYALVNAKLDRYAGPYFEKDITDILSREKLQALAIDLQKVTFIDSAGLGTMVRILKAVTLAGAKLYLCSASEQVEMLLEQSGLYERFRHCHLQDFPDHLET, from the coding sequence ATGTACAGAATCTATGCCTTAGTTAATGCCAAGCTGGATCGCTACGCAGGGCCGTACTTCGAGAAGGACATTACTGATATCTTGAGTCGAGAGAAGTTACAGGCCCTCGCCATCGACCTGCAGAAGGTGACGTTTATTGATAGTGCGGGTCTGGGAACCATGGTGCGGATTCTCAAAGCGGTTACCCTCGCAGGCGCTAAACTCTACCTCTGTTCTGCCAGTGAGCAGGTGGAAATGCTGCTGGAACAATCCGGGCTTTACGAACGATTTCGGCACTGTCATCTGCAAGACTTTCCAGACCACTTAGAAACCTGA
- a CDS encoding diflavin flavoprotein has protein sequence MVVTAGGVKASSTAPKLGRLAVQTVEIAPETLALRSLDWDRDRFDIEFGLQNGTTYNSFLIQGDKIALVDTSHRKFQDLYLEILAQQVDPQRIDYLIISHTEPDHSGLVSDILALAPQATVVASKVAIQFLENLIHQPFARQIVKNGDRLDLGQGHELEFVIAPNLHWPDTIFTYDAKTQILFTCDAFGLHFCDDSVFDEDLDLIAEDFRYYYDCLMAPNARSVLSAMKRMAELPDIETIATGHGPLLRHNVGELTGRYRAWSQAQTKGETTVAVFYMSDYGYSDRLSQAIAHGITKTGVAVEMMDLRTADPQEVRELMSEAAGVVIGMPPQSGTAAATASTALSTVLVSTSSKQAVGLFEVGGGDDESVYPLRNRLQEMGVTEAFPPILLKEVPSEATYQLCEEAGTDLGQWLTRDRTVKQMKALDTDLDKALGRLSGGLYIITAQKGDLSSAMLASWVSQASFKPLGVTIAVAKDRAIESLMHVGDRFVLNVLEEGNYQLLMKHFLKRFSPGADRFAGIKIYAATNGCPILADALAYLECEVSSRMECSDHWIVYSTIQAGRVSKPDALTAIHHRKVGNHY, from the coding sequence ATGGTTGTAACTGCTGGTGGTGTTAAGGCAAGTTCAACAGCGCCGAAGCTGGGTCGATTGGCAGTACAGACGGTCGAAATTGCACCCGAGACATTGGCACTGCGATCGCTCGACTGGGATCGTGATCGCTTTGATATTGAATTTGGCCTGCAAAATGGCACCACCTACAACTCCTTCTTGATCCAGGGGGACAAAATTGCCCTCGTGGATACCTCCCATCGCAAGTTTCAAGATCTGTATCTGGAAATCCTGGCCCAGCAGGTTGACCCCCAACGGATTGATTATTTGATCATCAGTCATACCGAGCCTGATCACAGTGGGTTAGTCAGCGATATTTTGGCTCTGGCTCCTCAGGCTACGGTGGTCGCCTCTAAAGTGGCGATCCAGTTTCTCGAAAACCTCATCCACCAGCCCTTTGCTCGTCAGATTGTCAAAAATGGAGATCGCCTAGATCTAGGACAGGGACACGAACTAGAGTTTGTCATCGCCCCCAATCTCCACTGGCCGGATACCATTTTTACCTACGATGCCAAAACCCAGATTCTCTTCACCTGTGATGCCTTTGGCCTGCACTTTTGTGACGATTCTGTCTTTGATGAAGACCTCGATCTGATTGCCGAAGATTTTCGTTACTACTATGACTGTCTGATGGCACCCAATGCCCGCTCTGTGCTGTCAGCGATGAAGCGCATGGCAGAACTACCTGACATTGAGACGATTGCCACCGGGCATGGTCCTCTGTTGCGCCACAATGTTGGGGAACTGACGGGGCGCTATCGAGCCTGGAGTCAAGCTCAAACCAAAGGGGAAACCACCGTCGCCGTCTTTTATATGTCCGACTATGGGTATAGTGACCGCCTCTCCCAGGCGATCGCCCACGGAATCACCAAAACTGGAGTTGCGGTGGAGATGATGGATCTGCGGACAGCTGATCCCCAAGAGGTTCGGGAACTGATGAGCGAGGCGGCAGGCGTCGTGATTGGCATGCCCCCGCAGTCAGGAACCGCTGCTGCAACTGCTAGTACTGCCTTAAGCACTGTTTTGGTGTCAACCTCCAGTAAGCAGGCCGTGGGTCTGTTTGAAGTTGGGGGTGGGGATGATGAATCGGTGTATCCCTTGCGTAACCGTTTACAAGAAATGGGGGTGACAGAGGCATTTCCGCCAATTCTGCTCAAGGAAGTCCCCTCGGAGGCCACCTACCAGTTGTGTGAAGAAGCTGGCACCGATCTGGGGCAGTGGCTCACCCGCGATCGCACCGTCAAGCAGATGAAAGCCCTGGATACCGACCTCGATAAAGCCCTGGGACGACTGAGTGGAGGACTGTACATCATAACCGCCCAAAAGGGAGACCTGAGTAGCGCCATGTTGGCCTCCTGGGTATCTCAGGCCAGTTTTAAGCCCTTGGGCGTTACGATTGCCGTTGCTAAAGACCGTGCCATTGAGTCTTTGATGCATGTCGGAGATCGCTTTGTGCTCAATGTCTTGGAAGAAGGTAATTACCAACTCCTAATGAAGCATTTCTTAAAGCGGTTTTCCCCCGGAGCAGATCGCTTTGCTGGGATTAAAATCTACGCTGCTACCAATGGCTGTCCGATTCTAGCCGATGCTTTAGCCTATTTGGAATGTGAAGTCAGTAGCCGCATGGAATGCAGTGATCACTGGATTGTCTACAGTACGATTCAGGCGGGTCGAGTTTCTAAACCCGATGCCCTAACTGCCATTCATCATCGTAAAGTAGGGAATCATTACTAA
- a CDS encoding YnfA family protein produces the protein MKSLLIFAIAALAEISGCYTFWRWLRLGNSVLWLLPGLIALVIFATALTYTETTQAGRAYAAYGGVYILMSTLWLWLIEGTQPDQGDWLGVGLCLMGTAVILLSPHRGTGRF, from the coding sequence ATGAAATCTCTGCTGATTTTTGCGATCGCGGCGCTGGCGGAAATTTCCGGTTGCTACACTTTTTGGCGATGGCTGCGCCTAGGCAATAGTGTGCTTTGGCTGCTGCCAGGATTGATAGCTCTCGTCATCTTTGCTACGGCGCTTACCTATACAGAAACCACCCAGGCAGGCCGAGCCTATGCTGCCTATGGCGGAGTTTACATTCTGATGTCAACCTTATGGTTGTGGCTGATTGAAGGGACTCAACCGGATCAGGGAGACTGGCTCGGCGTAGGGCTGTGTTTGATGGGAACAGCGGTAATTCTTCTCAGCCCCCACCGAGGGACGGGGAGATTTTAG
- a CDS encoding AAA family ATPase yields the protein MKVILLGNAGSGKSTLAKKLMAKQLAARLSLDEVAFQCGTERRSLQDSLADVKRFIANNESWIIEGCYADIVEPVLPYCEELIFLNPGVEACIAQCRARPWEPEKFPSSREQDENLENLIEWVRSYEIREDEYGLRSHRALFDSFQGKKREFNHPNQYGSVS from the coding sequence ATGAAAGTTATTCTTCTTGGAAACGCTGGATCAGGCAAAAGTACCCTGGCCAAGAAACTCATGGCAAAGCAACTCGCTGCACGCTTGTCGCTGGATGAAGTGGCGTTTCAATGCGGCACGGAAAGACGCTCTTTGCAAGACAGTCTCGCTGATGTGAAGCGTTTTATTGCAAATAATGAAAGCTGGATAATTGAAGGCTGTTACGCAGATATTGTTGAGCCAGTATTGCCGTATTGTGAGGAGCTCATCTTTCTTAACCCTGGGGTTGAGGCATGCATAGCACAGTGCCGCGCGAGGCCCTGGGAACCGGAGAAGTTTCCCTCCAGTCGCGAACAAGACGAGAATTTGGAGAATCTGATCGAGTGGGTTCGCTCTTATGAGATCCGCGAAGATGAATACGGACTCCGCAGTCATCGGGCACTCTTCGACTCCTTTCAGGGCAAAAAGCGTGAGTTTAATCATCCAAATCAATATGGATCGGTATCATAA